From Micromonospora sp. NBC_01699, a single genomic window includes:
- a CDS encoding rhodanese-like domain-containing protein: MNSAHRQIGCPDTSAPVGSRSIDEILEAARLRLRRLDPEAGHLAYRGGALLVDIRPAAQRAANGSIPGALVIERNVLEWRLDPRSDARLPVADRYDLPVVIFCQEGYTSSLAAAALQDVGLYRATDIVGGFAAWRLAGLPAFGPTDVYAHLTTAPPATADRAYP, encoded by the coding sequence ATCAACTCGGCGCACCGGCAGATCGGCTGTCCGGACACCAGCGCACCGGTGGGATCCCGGAGCATCGACGAGATCCTGGAGGCGGCCCGGCTGCGGCTGCGTCGACTCGACCCGGAGGCGGGGCATCTCGCGTACCGGGGTGGGGCGCTGCTGGTCGACATCCGGCCGGCCGCCCAGCGGGCCGCGAACGGCTCAATCCCCGGCGCGCTGGTGATCGAGCGCAACGTGCTGGAGTGGCGGCTCGACCCGCGCAGCGACGCCCGGTTGCCGGTCGCGGACCGGTACGACCTGCCGGTGGTGATCTTCTGTCAGGAGGGCTACACCTCCTCGCTGGCCGCCGCCGCACTACAGGACGTCGGCCTCTACCGGGCCACCGACATCGTGGGTGGCTTCGCGGCCTGGCGGCTGGCCGGTCTGCCGGCGTTCGGCCCGACCGACGTCTACGCCCACCTGACCACCGCGCCCCCGGCGACCGCCGACCGGGCGTACCCCTGA
- a CDS encoding cysteine dioxygenase → MTINSTDPLAIARRYASDPASWPEPARFDPVERWYSRLAGTDEYEVWLLTWLPGQSTDLHDHGGSSGGFVVSAGALTEEIVVGGELRPTVLRAGTGRQFGPQHVHRVSNRGDEPAVSVHVYLPALRRMTRYELDGGKLRVAEVAEAGVAW, encoded by the coding sequence ATGACCATCAACTCCACCGACCCGCTCGCCATCGCCCGCCGGTACGCCTCGGACCCGGCCTCCTGGCCGGAACCGGCCCGGTTCGACCCGGTCGAACGCTGGTACTCCCGCCTCGCCGGCACCGACGAGTACGAGGTCTGGCTGCTGACCTGGCTGCCCGGTCAGTCGACCGACCTGCACGACCACGGCGGCTCCTCCGGTGGTTTCGTGGTGTCCGCCGGTGCGCTCACCGAGGAGATCGTGGTCGGTGGCGAACTCCGGCCGACCGTGCTGCGCGCCGGCACCGGGCGCCAGTTCGGCCCGCAGCACGTGCACCGGGTCAGCAACCGGGGCGACGAGCCGGCGGTCAGTGTGCACGTCTACCTGCCGGCGCTGCGCCGGATGACCCGTTACGAACTCGACGGCGGCAAGCTTCGGGTGGCCGAGGTCGCCGAGGCGGGAGTGGCCTGGTGA
- a CDS encoding ABC transporter permease: MTGGGGTGRLLRGVGPPLLVGVAGLVLWELTVTLGRVAPFLLPAPSAIFTELVDNRAVIWQVGLASGTNALVGLIAGTVLAILAAMLASRSDFLGEVAVPVAAALNALPIIALAPILNNMFESTSSIPRRSVVAMVVFFPVFLNTLRGLREIDPVHRELMASYAAPGWTFTRLVRLPGALPFVFTGLRQASSLAVIAAVVAEYFGGRQDGLGSRITSAASYTAYPRAWAFVVGACVLGLVFYLVALGLERLTMPWRVRRSR, encoded by the coding sequence GTGACCGGTGGCGGCGGAACGGGTCGGCTGCTGCGCGGCGTCGGTCCGCCGCTGCTGGTCGGGGTGGCCGGGCTGGTGCTGTGGGAGCTGACCGTCACCCTCGGGCGGGTGGCGCCCTTTCTGCTGCCGGCGCCGTCCGCGATCTTCACCGAACTGGTGGACAACCGGGCGGTGATCTGGCAGGTCGGGCTGGCCAGCGGCACGAACGCGCTGGTCGGGCTGATCGCCGGGACGGTGCTGGCGATCCTCGCGGCGATGCTGGCCAGCCGGTCCGACTTCCTCGGCGAGGTGGCGGTGCCGGTCGCGGCGGCGCTGAACGCGCTTCCGATCATCGCGCTCGCGCCGATCCTCAACAACATGTTCGAGTCGACCAGCAGCATCCCGCGCCGCAGCGTGGTGGCGATGGTGGTGTTCTTCCCGGTCTTCCTCAACACCCTGCGCGGGCTGCGGGAGATCGATCCCGTGCACCGCGAGCTGATGGCCAGTTACGCCGCCCCCGGCTGGACCTTCACCCGGTTGGTCCGGCTGCCCGGAGCACTGCCGTTCGTCTTCACCGGCCTGCGCCAGGCGTCCTCCCTGGCGGTGATCGCGGCGGTGGTCGCCGAGTACTTCGGCGGTCGGCAGGACGGGCTCGGATCGCGGATCACCTCGGCCGCCTCGTACACCGCGTACCCGCGCGCCTGGGCGTTCGTGGTCGGCGCGTGCGTACTCGGTCTTGTCTTCTATCTGGTCGCCCTCGGCCTGGAACGCCTGACGATGCCCTGGCGCGTACGGCGGTCCCGCTGA
- a CDS encoding ABC transporter substrate-binding protein produces MGSLGRRRLVAGLVSCAVLAGCGTADGTGSGSTAPGGKTSVKLQLQWFVQAQFAGYIAAVDKGFYREQGLDVEIVEGGVDIVPQTVLAQGQADFAVAWVPKALASREQGAGITDIAQIFQRSGTYQVSFADRGIRTAADLKGRKVGNWGFGNEFELFAGMTKAGLDPGRDVTLVQQQFDMQALLRGDIDAAQAMSYNEYAQLLEAKDPKTGQLYRPEAFTVLDWNTLGTAMLQDAVWANSDRLAQDEAYRETAVKFLTGTIKGWAYCRDNPQQCRDLVVARGAKLGASHQLWQTNEVNKLVWPAPKGIGLIDETAWKATVELALNTRNQDGRTVLTKQPDRAAYTNEYVQRALDALKGSGVDVTGAGFQPATVTLNEGGA; encoded by the coding sequence ATGGGTAGTCTCGGCAGACGGCGCCTGGTCGCCGGGCTCGTGAGTTGTGCGGTGCTGGCCGGCTGCGGCACCGCGGACGGCACCGGCTCCGGATCCACCGCACCGGGCGGGAAGACCTCGGTCAAGCTGCAACTACAGTGGTTCGTGCAGGCCCAGTTCGCCGGCTACATCGCCGCCGTGGACAAGGGCTTCTACCGGGAGCAGGGCCTCGACGTGGAGATCGTCGAGGGCGGTGTCGACATCGTGCCGCAGACGGTGCTGGCGCAGGGCCAGGCCGACTTCGCGGTGGCCTGGGTGCCGAAGGCGCTCGCCTCGCGGGAGCAGGGCGCGGGCATCACCGACATCGCCCAGATCTTCCAACGCTCCGGCACCTACCAGGTCAGTTTCGCCGACCGGGGGATCCGTACGGCCGCCGACCTGAAGGGACGCAAGGTCGGCAACTGGGGGTTCGGCAACGAGTTCGAGCTGTTCGCCGGGATGACGAAGGCGGGTCTCGATCCGGGCCGGGACGTCACCCTGGTGCAGCAGCAGTTCGACATGCAGGCGTTGCTGCGCGGGGACATCGACGCCGCGCAGGCGATGAGCTACAACGAGTACGCCCAGTTGCTGGAGGCGAAGGACCCGAAGACCGGTCAGCTCTACCGGCCGGAGGCGTTCACGGTGCTGGACTGGAACACGCTCGGCACCGCTATGTTGCAGGACGCGGTCTGGGCCAACAGCGACCGGTTGGCGCAGGACGAGGCGTACCGGGAGACGGCGGTGAAGTTCCTCACCGGCACGATCAAGGGGTGGGCGTACTGCCGGGACAATCCGCAGCAGTGCCGGGATCTGGTGGTCGCCCGGGGCGCCAAGCTGGGCGCCAGCCACCAGCTCTGGCAGACGAACGAGGTCAACAAGCTGGTCTGGCCGGCGCCGAAGGGGATCGGGCTGATCGACGAGACGGCCTGGAAGGCCACCGTCGAGCTGGCCCTGAATACTCGTAACCAGGACGGGCGAACGGTGCTGACCAAGCAGCCGGATCGGGCCGCGTACACCAACGAGTACGTCCAGCGGGCACTGGACGCGCTCAAGGGCTCGGGTGTCGACGTCACCGGCGCGGGCTTCCAGCCGGCCACGGTCACCCTGAACGAGGGCGGCGCCTGA